The Streptomyces albofaciens JCM 4342 genome has a segment encoding these proteins:
- a CDS encoding extracellular solute-binding protein produces the protein MKRGLIAATAVAGMMVSVAACGSSGSGSAGADGFKGKKLIVWVMDGSNPTQWTKQVAEDFKAKTGATVEFRVQQWNGIQQKLTTALSEENPPDVVEIGNTQTAAYAKAGALAELGDLKKEIGKDWNDSFNKASLVDGKQYALPWYAGNRVVMYNKKIWAQAGIKELPKTRSELFKAFDTIKQKTDAEPLYLPGQNWYFFDGLTIGTGADLVKKEGGKWVSNLGDPKVSKAMDIYKQYQAFSTAPKNKDEATPQQAEIFSKGKTGAIIAMGYEGPTAVKANPAIKDDIGFFPIPGETADKPEGVFLGGSNFAVAGGGQNQELAKEFLKVALSKKNDGQMVKEVGWSPKSPDLADAAKGNPAAEAAAPGAAKSSGTTPLIPEWAQVENTPNPIKNYMTAVLNGKAPADAAKDVEAEINKRLAQKQ, from the coding sequence ATGAAGCGTGGGCTCATAGCGGCGACGGCAGTCGCGGGAATGATGGTGAGTGTCGCTGCCTGTGGGTCCAGCGGCAGCGGGTCGGCGGGAGCCGACGGCTTCAAGGGCAAGAAGCTCATCGTCTGGGTGATGGACGGCTCCAACCCGACGCAGTGGACCAAGCAGGTCGCCGAGGACTTCAAGGCGAAGACCGGCGCCACGGTCGAATTCCGCGTCCAGCAGTGGAACGGCATCCAGCAGAAGCTGACCACCGCCCTGTCGGAGGAGAACCCGCCGGACGTCGTCGAGATCGGCAACACCCAGACCGCCGCGTACGCCAAGGCCGGCGCGCTCGCGGAGCTGGGCGACCTGAAGAAGGAAATCGGCAAGGACTGGAACGACTCCTTCAACAAGGCCTCCCTCGTCGACGGCAAGCAGTACGCGCTCCCCTGGTACGCGGGCAACCGCGTGGTGATGTACAACAAGAAGATCTGGGCGCAGGCGGGCATCAAGGAACTGCCCAAGACCCGCTCGGAGCTCTTCAAGGCGTTCGACACCATCAAGCAGAAGACCGACGCCGAGCCGCTCTACCTGCCCGGCCAGAACTGGTACTTCTTCGACGGCCTGACCATCGGCACCGGCGCCGACCTGGTGAAGAAGGAAGGCGGCAAGTGGGTCTCCAACCTCGGTGACCCCAAGGTCTCCAAGGCCATGGACATCTACAAGCAGTACCAGGCCTTCAGCACCGCCCCGAAGAACAAGGACGAGGCCACCCCGCAGCAGGCGGAGATCTTCTCCAAGGGCAAGACCGGCGCCATCATCGCCATGGGTTACGAGGGCCCCACCGCAGTCAAGGCCAACCCGGCCATCAAGGACGACATCGGCTTCTTCCCCATTCCGGGCGAGACCGCCGACAAGCCCGAGGGCGTCTTCCTCGGCGGCTCCAACTTCGCCGTCGCCGGCGGCGGCCAGAACCAGGAGCTCGCCAAGGAGTTCCTGAAGGTCGCGCTGTCCAAGAAGAACGACGGACAGATGGTCAAGGAGGTCGGCTGGAGCCCGAAGTCCCCCGACCTCGCGGACGCCGCCAAGGGCAACCCGGCCGCCGAGGCCGCCGCGCCCGGCGCCGCCAAGTCCAGCGGCACCACGCCGCTGATCCCCGAGTGGGCCCAGGTCGAGAACACCCCGAACCCGATCAAGAACTACATGACCGCGGTTCTCAACGGCAAGGCCCCCGCGGACGCCGCCAAGGACGTCGAGGCCGAGATCAACAAGCGGCTGGCGCAGAAGCAGTGA
- a CDS encoding GntR family transcriptional regulator, with amino-acid sequence METDGGSADNGGGARTARVPKYYRLKRHLLEITETLPPGTPVPPERTLAAEFDTSRTTVRQALQELVVEGRLERIQGKGTFVAKPKVSQALQLTSYTEDMRAQGLEPASQLLDIGYVTADDRLAGLLDIAAGGRVLRIERLRLASGEPMAIETTHLSAKRFPALRRNLVKYTSLYTALSEVYDVRPAEAEETIETSLATPREAGLLGTDVGLPMLMLSRHSLDAEGAPVEWVRSVYRGDRYKFVARLRRPAD; translated from the coding sequence ATGGAGACCGACGGGGGCAGTGCGGACAACGGCGGCGGCGCACGCACCGCCCGCGTACCGAAGTACTACCGCCTCAAGCGCCACTTGCTGGAGATCACCGAAACACTGCCGCCGGGCACCCCGGTCCCGCCCGAGCGGACCCTGGCCGCGGAGTTCGACACCTCCCGCACGACCGTACGCCAGGCCCTCCAGGAACTGGTCGTCGAAGGACGGCTGGAACGCATCCAGGGCAAGGGCACGTTCGTCGCCAAGCCCAAGGTCTCGCAGGCCCTGCAACTCACCTCCTACACCGAGGACATGCGGGCCCAGGGCCTGGAGCCCGCCTCACAGCTGCTGGACATCGGCTACGTCACCGCCGACGACCGGCTGGCCGGACTGCTGGACATCGCGGCCGGCGGCCGGGTGCTGCGCATCGAGCGGCTGCGGCTGGCCAGCGGGGAGCCGATGGCCATCGAGACGACCCACCTGTCCGCGAAGCGGTTTCCCGCGCTGCGCCGCAACCTGGTCAAGTACACCTCGCTGTACACGGCACTGTCCGAGGTCTACGACGTCCGCCCGGCGGAGGCCGAGGAGACCATCGAGACCTCGCTGGCCACCCCGCGCGAGGCCGGGCTGCTCGGTACGGACGTGGGCCTGCCGATGCTGATGCTCTCCCGGCACTCGCTCGACGCCGAGGGCGCGCCGGTGGAGTGGGTGCGCTCGGTCTACCGCGGCGACCGCTACAAGTTCGTCGCCCGGCTGCGGCGTCCGGCGGACTGA